Within the Phaseolus vulgaris cultivar G19833 chromosome 9, P. vulgaris v2.0, whole genome shotgun sequence genome, the region GACTTTGAGTTATAAAATACACACTAGATAAATCTGGTGATACAAATAatcttttttcataattttgaaattatatttatcaaatcacttgtagttaaaatattttcttatgatTTGAGAAATAAGTTGTTTCCATTGAGATagataaaaaacatatattatcATTTGCTCATAAACAATACAATACATTAGTATAGTAGTTTCCCCAATCTAGATTTTCTCCTTTTGATGTGCATGTGAATGGTGTGAatggtgtttttattttttcttccctTAAAGACAGCCATTCTTAAACCTGAAAAATGGATTTTGTACAGGTACGTTACCGACCACCACCTCGTGGTCGTCCTCCAAAACGACGCTATGAAGAGTATTTTCAATGTGAAAAGGTAAGCGATGTAAGTAAACCgttaatttctgaaaaaataaCAAATCATCTCATTAGTTTTAAAATAGGTCTTTGAAAGTGTAAAATGCTGTATAAAATTGGTGGTTTATGGACTAAAAGCGTGAATATACGTTGTTTCTTGTTATACTGTGATAAAGAAGAATATATGAACCCTAGAATGATGCAGTCTTGGCTTGTTTTGAGTAGTTGCAAAAGGTTTCTTCAGAAATAGGAAATGCTGGAACAACTTCAACATCCCAACAAGCCCAACATATTCCTTGCAGTTATCAAAACGCCGCAGCCACAAATGCCTCCTCTGCTCCTAGGTAGACTCTGAAGCTCAAAAGTCAATATCTAATGCTGCTCTTCTCACCATACTTTAAACATTTAACTTAAAAGTGCTGAAGAAACTGAAAATTTTCATGGTTCTGAATTTTCAGGCAGTTTGTGAACTCTGTCTGTGACATAGAACTTGGAAGGATAGGTCATCCCATTGACCCCCATCTTACATCATCGAAACCACAGACAGGTAAATTACAATTCTCTAAACCACACTTTTCTTTTATTGAACACTGATGAAGAAATTTGGTAAGATAATCAGTAATTAGTTGTCTTGTTATTCAACAATATTCTAGTAAGTTATGGGAAGTTTATATCACTATAGAAAAATTATGTAGCAAGCCAGCATTACATATTTTGAACTGAAAACTTCATAATATATGACAAATGGTGATTTTCTTAATGCAGAGAAGTAATGTGCCTGGAGTTCTCAGAATATATGAGACCATAGCTTTCTCGAGCAGTTGGACCGGAAGATTTCAATTTGTATCTTTAAGAACTCGTTATttcaaattctcataaacaaaGACAAGTTTTCACAATATTATTTGCACATACAAAATTTGACATCTCTAAGAAAAAGGGTTATGTAATAAGTTTTCGTGTGCAAGTAATATAAAAACTCATGCTGATGTTGGTTTGGGTCTACCAGTTTTGCAAGTAGTGCTGGATAGCTTTATAATCTCTTGCTTGTGTTAATCTCTTGGTTTGGATGGCATTAACCACTAATATATCCATAAGGAATAATCTCCAATAGGAATGATAATGGGGTGGGGGTGGTGTGGGTTTTCACCACCTTGTCTTCCGACTACCTTGCCTTGTGGCTACCGGTTCACTCACCCCCTATAATCTACCTTTATAGTATTTCATCGTTCAGCATTGAAACCACCTATCATCTGGTCCCAGGTATTGTCAAACTACATAACTCATTACGCACCAATTTTACTTAGCGGAGCATAATCAAGACATTTGCTGCATTAAACTCAGGATAGTAGTTGAATCGATATAAAAGTAGTGTATCGAATAGCTGATTTTCTGAATCGTGTATCGTTTTCTATCGTGAATAGTAAAattcataaacattaaaaaatgtaatatataattaaatatagaaGATATATAAGATGCAATTAATTACAAAACAAAGTTTTTTTATCATCAtggaacttttttttttgtttttaccaaaatgggattactgtaaaaaaattacaaatctgaagcaagtcgtgccaacttgacacgacttcatatgtagaagtcgtgtcaagttgacacgactttgtCACGTCAatctgaagtcgtgccaacttttAGATATTGAGAACATGGAATGTcaaacatgaaatcttatttcAGTTAATATTTTTGTAGTGTACTTTTTCTTAATCTGATTTTTTCTTAattcgattttttttttctctaaggAGAGTTTTTGTTAGGAAGGTTTTAATGAGGTCAATAGAACATAAATAAAATGTCTTTTGTTTATGATATATGTATTTTAGCCAAGAAAGTTTCAATGTGATCACTCTCTAGAACCAAGTATGCCTAGGAAGATTCACATCGATCCCttttgaataaaaattgaattagtCTAGGAAGCTTTGTGAACAAATGATCACTCCCGATTATCCTAAAAACGAAAAATTGGCAAGTAAAAACAGAAGGAACCAAgtataatatgattaaaaatTCTGAAATGAAAGTGACCAACacttacaaaattatatatatactcaGTCACAACTCATAAAATAGGCTATATATATCGaattaaattaaacataaactcatcattatatttatataatatcagttatttaaaatttatcctaattaagattaattaaaatttagacTATCTTTAATTTCAATGTTcgatatttaatataaaactaCATGCTCTCGATATCTAAGGTTAAATTATACCTACACTCACCACCTTAATACTCTTATTAAAGCGAACAATAAGAACCAACTAAGTGAGATTCTTTTATTTCATTGTATGTAAGAAAACACTCAAGAAACATATCATAATGCTTAATtgtttattttccaaataaatacataaatttctatgaatttttttttagctaatttaaagttaaaaatagaGGATATATGCTCAATGATAGTTTATAAACGATTATTACGAAACTACTAATTTCTACGACCCTCagttttaaatttagttatattCCGCAAATTGACTACGACTAGCCTGAAGATCTTCTCACACTTGTTGCAACGGAAGAGCTTAAGGAAGTTTTGTTCTCCATGAATCCTTATAAGGCATGTGTTCCAGATAATAGaatgttaatatataattaatacatactttattaaataaatttaatttaatgtaacttatgttattttaaaaaaattaaaacttgtgtatattgaacaaaaataaaagaaaattgtttatagagtaatttgatttttttttattaatttgttgtGTAATCAATACTTAAGTATGTCTTATTTTCATCCTTAAAATATCCGAATTTTGATTTTAATCcatgtaaaatattttcattgctttttattattgtaaaactaaatagttaattttggtccctaaaatcaattttaatataaatgaatatataacatatattttatagatcttaattttttttagaagacattaattattaacattatttcaCAGGCATAATATGGAATAATCACTTAATTTGTATTCAAAACAAATACCGTATGATATTAAGGattacaaataataattttcaattatagaggaactaaaaacaaagaaaagaaaccagtgactaaaataaaaatacattttaagtccataaacaatataaaaacaacttttttaaaattacaattattttaaaacgGATATTTATCAATgcacattaattatatttagtaTTAGAAGACTCCCCACATCCATTAGagaaaaaaacatttcataatatataagtaaggACAAACATCATCTTATAAATCATTTTcataagattgagttaaatttaaaattcacatgttaatataatatatcaaagtcatttagaGTTTATCTTAGCGAAAGTTTATTGGAGTTATTAAGTTACTTGCTATCGGGTCACTATGGAaccatccataaatatatagtctcacataTGAGTTGGTAGCCTCAACGTGATGGGGTGTGTTGAAGATTCCACATCAAGTAgagataaaaaatttcatagtatataagtgggtcaAAACATTACCTTGTAAGTTGATCCACCCCTTAAGTGGTTCATGTTATTCAAtctttattgctgataaaaaaaaaaactttgtaagTTGATATTttaagattgagttaggcttaaagtttacTTCTTAATACTTTCTAAGAAATCAACCTTATCAAAAAAGGATctttacattaaatattttaaattttatcaaaattaaactgTTGAAGCttttaaacaattttgttttaccTCTGATCTGTATAACAtcaaattaatagaaaaaaaaagaattttagTGTTTTGTTTAAAACCGTTAAAAGAATAAGGGATCAAACATTTTTTAAGagagataaaaatgaaattgagTCTGTTTTATATGGTACCCATTTTGGAAATCTTATGCAAACTTTTAATCAAGACAAACTTGTTTaagttaataaaatattcaattaatGTCAactcattaattaattaattgaatacttaaaaatataataattataattttctaacaaacaaaaatttagtaataaaaaatatgtgagTGAGCCTATATCATCATAACACTTTGCATTTTGCCCTATAAAACAAGGGGGGCTTGAGGTGTGGTTGGAATTGAGTTTGAAAAACTTTAGCCAGagatctgaaatttacaaaggttAACTTTTCCACTCTTTGGTCTAATTAAGCTCTTCCATCTTTTTTTTGTAGCTATTGACTTTGATTTTGTTACACAGATCAAGTCTCATTTTCGAATCTAAATTTACTTTGCTTTCCTCAACAAGGAAGGGCTCGTATGCAATACTTCTCCCTACTTTTATTTTCATTcacatgatttttttattttattttttattttgttgatttTGAAGGATTGGATCAAACTTATACTCGTAGCTTTCCCCTTGccatcaattttatttttcccctcttttatttgtcttttttttttttacaggaTTGAAAGCGGCACATCAGAGTTTTAAGCAAGAAATTCTTATTTTGAAGGTAAATTACACTCTACTgtgaaaaaattatatcaattttacTTGAGCATAATTCAAGAAAAGCATCTTGTTGCATGCCATGACGATTAAACACATAAATAGAAGTTTTGTACTTTGTTTCCATGTGTGTTTTCATTAGATCTGATTTTCCCCTTTCGTACTGAAACTTCACTGTATATATGAGAAAAGGGCAATTCAACTAATGTGATTCTCAAtctataaagtttttttttttccttaaaattaGATTTTCCTTGCATTGACCGATTGTCCCAAAACTCATGTTTATTATCAACTCATGAAATGAAGAAAGTAACGtcttattaaaagaaaaataataatcaagAGTTATATTTCTAGATAGAACATTGaacctaaaaaaatatatttttttttaaaatgaacaattttaaaattatattagccAAATCACAATTATAAACAAGTGTCTCTCAATTTGTCATTGTCAAATtaacatttttcataaaatgGTAATATGTTGATAACTagaaagagaaataatttttgttgaaataaaataatttaaaattacattgACGATGGGAAATTAATGTCTTTCAATTAACAGttgtcaaattaatatttttcatgtgcTGATATGTTGACAACCTTGcattaaattacaaataaaaaaataaataattttttgttaaataattttaaaatctcatTAATCAAATTACAATTATAATCATTATAATTTAGTGTCTTTCAATGTACAATTgtcaaactaatttttatttttttttatattataaagagTGTTAATATGTTGAAGCCTCCCCACCGATACAACATTTACCAAATTAATTAACATTTTCCATGTGATAAAAGTAGTCAATGTGGACCAAGCATCCATTATATACAGTGGATTTGGATCAAATGTTACTTTTAAAACGGTAGAAGTTAAATATATGTATCAGTTTATTTATTCGGAGACGTATAGAAATGCGTGGTAAAACCAATAACTTATGCTAcatagtttattttattaacttatAGTTTCATCAATATAAAAGTGTttaataagatattttaaataatttgttttttaaaaaatagtttataagttACAGATTACTTTAGTTAGCTTATATTTAtaacttgtttaattttttaattattgtttcttatattttaattaatgttttattatctttaatttttttaatttttttacttaatattatataaacataattaattattatactatttttagtatttattaagttgtattttaatttgtatatagtttaaataaaaaaatattcaacatTACAAAATTGAAAACCAATATTCTATTATGTGAAGATATATGAAAATTACACACAACATAAaagaggatttttttttaaaacactgtttagtttatttaatattttattttaaaatttatgtaattattctattaaaaaataattttgaaatagaaaaaaattataaattattattttaaaaacaaaaaaaaaaaattcaaaaaccaaaacatttaaataatattttcgtCTTACAAATTCTTACTCACTTTTAAATAAGGgttaaagtaaagaaaaatatttaaaactacCAAGAGACACATAATTTAAGTATTATCAATGCGGTTAATAGAATGTAATTGTCCTAATTTCTATAATAATTTTTGTGTGCAAAAAAGACCATGAGATTAAAGTTAAAATGACATGCAAATTACCAAAAGCTTCCCTCGATTAAGTCAGTCCAGTTGTGGTCCAAACTTTATTGTCTCTTCTGGTAGAAGCCCTTTTTTACAAGTTTTATTTACAACAAAAAAGAAATTTACtgtgttatttttgttatttatttatcatttgacTGAATCTGTTTCATATCACAAATGGATGGTGTACAGAACATGGATAGGGACTTTGAGTCAGATAACCTTGACATGTTCATTGACTGGAACGACGACGAATTTCAACCAACATTTTTACAGACAGACACTCCTGGTCTCACTGGTTTGGAAGATGCAAATTTAATAGAACAGTTTAATTCTCAATTTGACCTGCCTCCTCTTCCCTCCACTTCAGTATGCACTAAGCTCCTCTCATTCTCAATTTTACCTTTTAAGTTCATTTCATAAATCTAAATCTAACCATATATGTAAATTCTTCTGAAAATTAACATTCAGGGAATGTTTAGTTTAAGaaagaaactaaaaggaaaaattaaagctgaaagaaaaggaaagaaagaaaaaagagacGGGTTTAATGTTGACCAATAGAAGAAAGAAGGAAACAAAacaaagttttcttttttttcttgcatGGAGTAAAAGAATATGAAAATAAGTACTCATAGTAATAATTAGCTCCGCATGTTTTTTCATGCTTTCTAGTCAATAATACTAGGAAAAGAAGGTACTGATTTTACTCATTTTTGTTTACTTTCGTATCTGTTGTACTATGTTTGTTTAGTTCCAAACGATGGTTGAAACTACGGAACCTACGTCTTGGTCTCACGAGGGATCCTCAAGCGCGGCGGCGGCGGCGCTCACTTTTGTGCCCAATCCGCTCCCTCCGTTACCAAACACCCCACTTCTTCAGGCAACACCAATAAGCAACCCTCTGTCATCTGCGGtaaattaacaatttttattGCTGTAAAACACCAACCCAAACAAACACAATTGTTACATCTTTGTATCTGAAAATGTTTATTATGGACACATGCCACTTTGGATGAGTAATCTTACTTTCTTTAATGTATAATTTAATTAGGATGAGTTAATGATTGATGGAGCTGTTCCGTCTCGTGAAAGCCAAGAAGTGACCCTATCGGGTTACTTAAACGAACTCGCTGACTTACAAAACGTGAATTCGGTCGCGTAAGTTTTTCATGTTATTttatgaattatgcatttttaatatatctcaCCGATCATAACCAGTATTAAAATGTtgatatacaattttttttactgcTAATCTTGAGTGCATGCTTATTCTTCATTCCTATATGTTTTGTAGGCATCAAGCTATTCATTTTGCGCAAAACCCAATTAATCAAGTCTCGGTGCCAAACAGAATcgaaaataacattattaaccAATCATCCTCTTATCCGGCTCTGGTCCACCCAAACCCAAACCCCGTGAgtataattgttaaaaaaaacatgtcACACAACTGAGGTTGCACTTCGTATACTCCGAAGGCTGTTTTTTGTGGACCTTAATTGACCATATTTTTTGTCAATATCTGGACTTGTATGGAGGTACAGGCAAGGCCAGGGAATGAATCAGGTTATTCAAGAGGGCAACTTGCCCCACCACAAAGACCCGAGTTGTTTCCTCTTCACAATCATATCAGTAACTCCACTGTTGTTTGGAATTATAGGTGCGTTTTCTACTTCTACTTAATTACACTTAACCAGTTATGCATTTAGAAATTATAAACCAACAAAAATGGCATGTCTCACATGGACCCTACCTCTCTGTCAGTGTCAGACTCAAAATTCTGTATCTTTCCAATTTTTgaaacttaaaattaaatacatttgCATGTGCTCATAATAACGTTCatttgaatataaattttaaaattaatgttttgaGGAGTGgatttaaaatgatttgtatagaaagtgtgaagaaagtgaagttgtttggattaaagtaAATAGAGTATAAAAATGTGGAAAAGTTTATGAAAATCtgtgaaattatattttttaattgataaaaatataaatttatttttatatttaaaaattattaaaagttaattgaattgatttatttataaattaaataatattattatttttatctttattttttttaattaatataattattatataaatttatttttttattattaaaaaatatatttattattatttatatttataatttacaatagataatatgattaattatattactttataaaaataattttttataattttaattatacttgAATTATAAtcctattttaaataaaaaaacaataataatttaaatttataataaaaaaaacctaaataattaattatatatagtactttctttttaattctCTCATAATTTACTTTAAAGTTTTTAACCAATAATCAACCTTCTTATCTGTAATTTTTTGTCTTTTAGTATCTTATTTTTCGTAATTTTCTTTTGACCGAGTAAATATCCTTCTTTCCTCCCTAGAAACAAGCGAGaccaaacaaaaataaaatattctttcacatagtaaaaaacaaaaatttaagaacagtttttttaaaaaaaattacattataataAAGTAGTacttttttaatgttaaatagTTAAACTGTGTCAAAGTatcattaacaaaaaaatacacccatctaaattaaaaaataaattaaaatattattattttgagttgtgtggatgttttttataataattcacTTTTTTCTACCTCCCAATAACAACtttcaattctattattttaattattttttatattatttaattataaatttattttttattatatttattttttgaaactgtaagattaaaatatattttttcttttcatgattGTGAATATAACTCTACTGTGTAAATTTTTAACCGTAGGCCATCATCGCACATAAACTCCTCTGCTCCTGATGCCTATGGTGCACAATACGCAGCCAACTTCACGCAGTATTATTCCATTCCTCTGCTGCTTCTTATATTATTTGATTAACTAGTCAACACAAAACAAAATGCATTCACTGCTTGTTTTTAGTATCAGGTCGCCCCAGTCATTCACAACAGTACATAATCAAGTTGGTAGCCATGCTTCTGAACTCCAGCAACTTGCTGTTTTACGATCTCAAAATTCTGTGAGGCCTGTGTACCCAACGTGGCCTAGGTACCTAGCTATTACTTCACTATATTTTTGGAATAAGCCTTTGCATGAAATTTACTATAGTGTTGTCGTGGAAAAACTAACCCTTTAAAGTATAAGCATAAAGTACCAAGTAAGTATGTGGTTGCCTTTTGTCTTATAGGTCGGAAGCGTACACAAATTTTCAGCCTGCTCTGACAAGAATGCCAACAAATCCTTTTCAACAAGGTTATAGACCTGTGCTTCCTGACCCTGCAGCTCCCTTTGGGTCCTCACTTGCTAACTATGCTCAAAACCCTATCCTACAAGCCACCAGAGGCTTTTCCTTTGCCTCCGGATCTTCACTGCATTCTACGTATGAAATATTTAGCCTCaaatttcctttttctttacTTGTTTAGGAAAAATTATCATTTAAgcttttatacaaaataaaaaatatcaaacagccATAAAGTCAGAAAACTATAATTaacttatatttaattttacttcTTGGAGATATCAAAAGACTATAAAAAGTAAAGCAATAAAAACTGATGTCTTTTTTTATATTGAGGAAGAATCAAAATACCCTTTCCAAAACTATCTATAtgtgtttaattttgttaattaaacAGCTGAATTACAAGTTTATATGGAATATATCTAGTTTATAATTCACTTATAAAgtcttaaaattataaatgacaCTTTAAGAAATAAACTCAATTTGATGTGCagtatatattttcttaaaatgtgAAAGTGTTGGTAGCTTTATTGAGGTAAATATCAAAATGTTCAACCAAtagattaataaaatttaatatatacatttaGTTGTTGAAGGAAATAACTTGGTCTgctttctttaaaattaatttgttataCAAGAAATTTAAAgcaacttttaattttaaaagtggAGAAATATATCGATTTGTCAAATAtaacattatatttattttgttaataagATTCCCTTGTTGTAGGTATGGTCCATTGTTTGGAAATCAGGATCGGGGTCAGCACCCTTATCCCCAAGTGAGGATGCCAAATGCTCATGGACAACAAAGTAGTGCTTCTGTGCAACAGTGGTGAGCAAGCTTTATCAATAACCATTTTTACACTCTCGCCTAGGAGATGCAatgtcatttatttattttttttccaagcGGAACATTAATTTCTATATGATATGATaattcattaattttctaataaaGGTTGCAAATTAGTGAATACAATCAAAGGATGATGAATCCCAATCTACAAAGGCAGATAAACACAGTTGGTTCGCAGACACTTATTTCAGGGATTCTGGGCCACTCAAGTACAAGGACAACTGAAGTAACTAGTTCAAGAGTTCCCAACTCCAGGGAGGCTGAGATTGCACAAATTTTAAGGTATTGGATTTTTTAATTCTTCATTTGAAATTTATTCTATAATTTCATTTTCTCATGTTTATCCAGAATGCAACAAGAGGCCGCTCTTTCAACGAATGAAGTCCAAACCAGCCGCGACACAGGAAAACGTCTAGCAACTTCATCAACTGGGTAATTTACTTTAAGTTATCTATAATTTCTCTAAGAACAAGCAAAAAAGAAGTATATGTATCCTGAAAATACAAGTGTTTTACTTGACGTTCTATTTTATGTGGTTAAATGTGTGCATAGGATCCAAAACTCTGAAACGCTTCAAAGaattttaaatatgaattcTGCACGGAGTGCTGGCTTGAATACTCGCTTCATTACCGAACAAATTAGCAACAGCATGCCAACTGAAAGGGTAAAAATATCCAAAATACTTCTGATCTTTCTGTTACTGACAATGATGATGAACATGTATAATCAGGACCgacttataaaaaaatcataattggATCTTTTAGTACTTCTCCGACTTCTTAAGATGTTgcttcttataaaaaaattcttcatCCTAATTCCAAGAAGTATTTTTATCAGTTTCAATATCTTTGATGGTAATGAgcttatttatttgttgttgtgtgtgATATTGTAAGAAGATTTCATGTATAGTATTCTCCTCTAAGTTGCGCTTTTTCTAATGAAGTATTTTCCCCCAATGGGGATTCTCCATATATGTGTGCATGTGCATGGAGTTTTATTATTTCCCTGTAAAATTACCATTCTTGCAAACAACTAAACATGGAAATACTGTTGCATGACAGGTACCTTATGTACCACCACGTCGGGGTCGTCCTCCAAAACGTCGTGATCTAGAAGGACCGTCGTCTTCTCAACCTAGAAAGGTAAGCTTTTTTACTAAACCATCAAAGGACAAACAACTAAATATAACATCATCACATTATTCTCTAAAGCTAACCAAAGAAATTTCAAATAGATACCTGAAAGAATAACCTTGATTTTATGTATTAACCCAAAATTGAGATGATGAGGTTGTTCTGGTTGGTTTGTTTTGAGTAGTCGCAGAAGGCTTCGAGCCAAAATGCGAGAGGTGGGACGAGTGTTGCACCCCAAGGAGCGCTAAGGACTCCTGAGAGTATTATTCATAGAGATCAAAACGCCATCCCAAACCCCCTATCTGCTTCTAGGTACACTTGGCACCTCAAAAGCCAATTTCTCTGCTGCTATTTCTCAATATCTATCTCTCACAACTTTAGGGTGCAGAAGAAACTAATAAATTTTGTGGTTCTCAATTTTTAGTCACTTTCTAGAAACTGCTTATGACATGGAATTTGAGATGCAAGGTCGTCCCCTTGACCCCAAATTATTCAAACCACCGCCAGGTACTTACAATTCTCTAAGCCACATTCTTTTGTATCAAATACCAGTTGCTAATAAGCAGAACTTTATACTATGTTGCCAGCAATTACTTGTCTTGTTATTCAGCAATATTCTACTGAGTTACTGTGTTTTCGtcattattgaaaaaaataattttattagaaCCAATTTTTAATTCTTGAACAATATAAAAGGGCTTCAGAATTTATGATAATCGATGATTCTCTTCTTGCAGGGAACTGATGTGCCCTGCTGAAACGAAGTGTCATGTGCCGGGAATTCTCTTGCGGGTTCAATTGGAAGATATCATTTTCTATACTATTGTTCTGGCAATTCTCGAAGAATAGAAACA harbors:
- the LOC137821002 gene encoding uncharacterized protein, which codes for MPNAHGQQSSASVQQWLQISEYNQRMMNPNLQRQINTVGSQTLISGILGHSSTRTTEVTSSRVPNSREAEIAQILRMQQEAALSTNEVQTSRDTGKRLATSSTGIQNSETLQRILNMNSARSAGLNTRFITEQISNSMPTERVPYVPPRRGRPPKRRDLEGPSSSQPRKSQKASSQNARGGTSVAPQGALRTPESIIHRDQNAIPNPLSASSHFLETAYDMEFEMQGRPLDPKLFKPPPGN